The proteins below are encoded in one region of Sminthopsis crassicaudata isolate SCR6 chromosome 1, ASM4859323v1, whole genome shotgun sequence:
- the SPN gene encoding leukosialin — MAIVSPLSLLLLLILTECFWISIATTDSQAVDTVSVSSSFSDLQLLTSQPPLEATSLPASDSDPTLMSSAALDARLLTSSMTEARDSTPTAEVASSTTLSSGLTSVDKKDLNSTQELATHAATLSTSIKAVVALTTTPASVPSAFNATGGQEENTTLVIKETTPSKDISTVKTTSTSFQGSQTTSTSSISLTIANKLQQGGSNSVLVILVVVVLVATLLVVLFLLWRRRQKRRTGALMLVGNGKHKGAGDAWAGPVQAVDEQAVSGSAAGEGDTRNPEGEGAVGRPTLTTFFGKRKSRQGSVMLEDLEAGVATSDLKVESEPLVENMDEAVKLPEADGLSADESVAGDGNLPSSPVTNV, encoded by the coding sequence ATGGCGATAGtgtcccctctgtctctcttgttgCTTCTCATCCTCACTGAGTGCTTCTGGATCTCAATAGCCACCACTGACTCCCAGGCCGTGGATACAGTGTCTGTGTCAAGCTCTTTCTCGGATCTGCAGCTCTTGACCTCTCAGCCACCCCTGGAAGCCACATCCTTGCCAGCCTCAGATTCAGATCCGACCCTCATGTCCTCTGCAGCCCTGGATGCCAGACTTTTGACGTCCTCAATGACAGAGGCCAGGGATAGCACTCCTACTGCTGAGGTGGCGTCCTCTACCACTCTTAGTTCTGGGCTGACCTCAGTGGATAAGAAAGACCTTAATAGCACCCAGGAACTGGCTACACATGCGGCTACTCTGTCTACTAGTATCAAGGCTGTAGTTGCTTTGACAACAACTCCCGCCTCAGTACCCTCTGCCTTTAATGCCACTGGAGGGCAGGAAGAGAATACCACCCTAGTCATTAAAGAAACAACCCCCTCCAAGGATATTTCAACAGTTAAGACTACTTCCACAAGTTTCCAAGGGTCCCAGACCACTTCCACATCTTCCATCTCATTGACCATTGCAAACAAATTGCAACAGGGTGGCAGTAACTCTGTGCTGGTGATTCTGGTGGTGGTAGTTCTGGTGGCAACTCTCTTGGTAGTCCTGTTCTTGTTGTGGCGTCGGCGGCAGAAGAGGAGGACGGGGGCTCTGATGCTTGTGGGAAATGGGAAACATAAAGGAGCTGGGGATGCTTGGGCTGGACCAGTTCAGGCTGTAGATGAGCAGGCTGTGTCAGGGTCAGCAGCAGGTGAAGGCGACACAAGGAATCCTGAAGGTGAGGGGGCTGTTGGTAGGCCCACACTCACCACCTTCTTTGGCAAGCGAAAGTCTAGACAGGGTTCTGTGATGCTGGAGGACCTGGAGGCTGGGGTAGCCACCAGTGACCTCAAAGTCGAGAGTGAACCTCTTGTGGAAAACATGGATGAGGCTGTAAAGCTCCCTGAAGCTGACGGCTTAAGTGCTGATGAGTCCGTAGCAGGAGATGGGAACTTGCCATCAAGCCCAGTGACCAATGTATGA